DNA sequence from the Centroberyx gerrardi isolate f3 chromosome 2, fCenGer3.hap1.cur.20231027, whole genome shotgun sequence genome:
ACCTCAAGATGCGACGGGTCCGTTCATCCTGTCCGGATACAGCGGCTACAGACAGGTAACGTTTCCATGGAAACCACGGACACACAATGTTTTAACTCATATCGGGGTTCaggtttagtttatttacaCAAACAGATGATTAAAACTGACATTATTAAGGTTTCACATCTTTGTTCGtgacagggttagggttagaagaaAATACCTCTGTGATGTGGGAGGTTCAGGTCAGATTATAAAGACAGGAGGAAGCTCAGGGGAGGAAGAGCCATCTCATCACACTCTCTAGTTTAGCTGTCACTCCAGCTTTACAGCCGACAGtcaggaggtcaggggtcagaggtcacagcgcAGATATTCCTGTGAGCCTGGAATGACGGTGATGAGACAGAGATGTTAAGATGGAAGATGTGGTCACATGTTCACAGTCAATGAGCTGATCAATAAGTCGATCGACCCGGCAGGTCCAGGTTCCTCGCGGCCGGCTGTTCGCCTTCGACTCCGAGGGACAGCATGTGCTGACGTGTTCGAGTACCGGAGGACTCATATACAGGGTAACTATCTTCATCCCTTCATCGTCTTCATCGCCTGCAGGTTAGCGGTGTGTCCGGCTCTGGTGCAGACCGAGCCGGTCTGAGGTCCGGCTCTGGTCCGGACCGAGCCGGTCTGAGGTCCGGCTCTGGTCCGGACCGAGCCGGTCTGAGGTCTGGCTCTGGTCCGGCTCTGGTCCAGACCGAGCCGGTCTGAGGTCCGGCTCTGGTCCGGACCGAGCCGGACTGAGGTCCGGCTCTGGTCCGGACCGAGCCGGTCTGAGGTCTGAGCTGCTGGCCTGCTGCTGAGCGGAcgctctccaacacacacacatgaagaaagTGTTTAAAAGACATCTGGTGGCTTGTGTGAAGACGCAGAGACACTAAAGTTCTgttatcaaataaaaacaataaagggatgttagtgtttttatttataacaAAACTTCTTAAATTCactttagtgtttttatttggtGACAAAACCTCTTAAATGGACTATAGTagttatttaaatatttttcataataaaacatgtaaaattaACTTAGGTAGTGTTATTTGATATCAAAACTTGTTAAATCAactttaaataatttaatttgataTCAAAACTTGTGAAATGATGTTAAATATATGAATTTGCTaacatctgtctccctctgtctgtcaatcatcccaccccccctccagcTGACCAATGGGGAGCCGGCTCTGGACAGCGTGCTGTCGCTGGGCGGGCACAAGGCGCCGGTGGTGACGGTTGATTGGTGCTCGGCGGTGGACTGCGGCACCTGCCTCACCGCCTCCATGGACGGAAAGATCAAACTGAGCACGCTCCTGGCCCAGAAGTCCTAACTGAGGACCCGTTTGAGGCCGCGCAGTCAGAGTTCAGAGCGTAAACCTTTAGGTTAGATCGACGCAGATTACCAGAACCAGAATCTGTTATTCTTATTCTCTAAACAAATATGAGTTTAACCAGGATGTGGAGAGTAGTTACCGTTGGTTACGACCAGGGAaacgccgccatgttggaggagtgacaGCACAGCCTCGATCAGCGTTTCCTCTTCCTGCCCGACAAGTCAAAGAAAACGCCAGATTCCTGTGTGATGGTCGGTGGCTCGAGTTTCTGctgtaaaacagaaaagatCGTtcagtagaatagagtagaatagagttgaTAAATTCACTCTTCACTCTGCCAACATGGCGGCGTGTCCCTCGTCACTGACGGTAACCGTCGTGCTCCTggtccggatctgggattttcACTGTTAGACAAATTTTGTTTTCCAGACTCAACTGTtgtgctgcgttcaggtgctggTGGGAAAATCTGACATCCGGGAATTCCAAGTCCCGGATGCTTTCACGTGTGATTTGGTGAGAAAATCAAACGTGGAAGagaaacgataaacaaacacaaaccgtTTGGCTCAGTGTTGCAGGTCTGAGCTCTGCTGAGAGACGCTGCTTCgttttggtttcagtggagagtgttAACTgttgcttcagaggcttttggagaaacactgaagTCCCGGCAGTTTACTCTGTAGAAGTGAGAAACAACCAGACAGTTGGTGGTAAATGTGAATCTGTGTCTGGTCAGTCTAACTAACCTTCATCTGCagcctgtcctgttctgtcctgttctgttctgttctgtcagtCTCTTTTCAAAAATCCAGTTTGtttggtaaaatagtgaaagtggaaGTAAAAGTCGGTTTTCTGGCTGTAACTCAGACACTGAAGGGTCAAACTCACTaactatctttaaaaaaaaaaaaaggagaaaaaaagtgcATATAAAACACGAATATGTCGTTTTCtattttgtcttcttttctaTGTACATTTGGCATGGATGGCATTCAGTAAATAAACTacaataaagaataaaatacagTTAAGTGTATTGGCTCATTGTGTAACAACAGACAAGACTTCTGCACATTACACAGAATAACTGATATTTATGAACACAGCATTTagatttattattgttttctaTTGTTTCTGTTCATATTTTTAGGCAGTAAGTTCAGATAGAAATGTAAAActccacatgtgaattcaaagcacatgtgcctttggacacatgttgggtttcacatgtgaacatgtGGAATTTccccattgacattttcacctgtgaattgtctctgcGTGTGAAATGAACAAATATTGACAGATCTAAtgacaggtgaaaatgtgaaaaaaaaaaaaaaaaacactatctaGAAATTGAatacatctgaagtaaaaactgtcaggTGATGACAGAAtgcaaagtgagaaaaaatattcacatgtgaaaacccacatgtgacttcaaagcacatgtgctctctggacacatgttggttttcacatgtgacttttttgtaagtcAGTTCTTCTGTCTGTCAGGAAAACTCAGAAACCCAAATTAAAGACTCGCTAAAACtataaataaattatgaaaaatgGCCTTTTCTCTCCATGCAGGTAAAACAATTTTCTCATCAGATTGTTTCAGCTTCATGTAACATCTATAGgtcaagaaataaaaataataataataataatataaataaactatTTAGCACTTATCAATACTTATGTTGATTTTTGAAAGATTATTTCTCATGTGCTTCATATTGCATACATTTAATATgagtatattttcatatctaaTATATTTTTCATGTATCTTCTCAGTACGTTTGACTGCTATGAATTCACACTTTCATAATGCTGtaactcatattttttttacatgtatttatttccaGTATGACTGTAAACACTCTATATATTGTCTGTCGTCGGTTGTACTGTTTAATCTGTCTGCActgttcttatttatattatatttttcttacCGACTCGGTTTCCCCACAGCACCGGCAGTGTCGCCTGTCCTCCGCAGGGGGCGCTGTCTCGCGCTCTGCTGTATTTACTGGCAGTGACGAAGACGCGGGAGCGGAAGTGGGAGAAACAACAATAACCCATAGCTAGCAggcagctagcagctagctgcCAACATGAAGACCTGCGGAGTGTTTTGTTTCTGAGCCGTCGGTTGTTTCTACAGACAAACTGAACACCGAGCTGCACGAGATCCACACCGACgacatgtttgttttgtaaCGTAAATCCGCTGCTGTCGTGTCTGCAGCCCAGGTGAGCGCGAGCCGTCCTGCGCCTGCAGCTTGTTTATGTCTGACGGCTCTTCTTCGTTTCAATTTAATGTCATTGACCGCAAACTGCAAAAATGGAAAGTTTATACAAGAGGAAAGTGTTCGCGTCGATGCGGAAGACCAAAGCGGCCGCCTCGAAGCGGCGGCAGATCGGGCTGCCCGCCTCCATCCTGGACGACAGTGATGAaggctccttctcctcctcctcctcctcctccgactcGCAGTCCGACTTCCGCAGCTCGGCCGACAGCGACGACCGGAGCTCCGGCTCCTCCAGCGACGACAGCCGCTCCGTGACCCGCAAGAAGCGCTCCTTCCTGGGCGACGACAGCTCGTCCAGCAGCGAGGAggacagcgaggaggaggagaagaagagcctGAAGAGGAAGGCGCCGCCGAAGAAGCGCAGCCGGCTGCAGAAGCAGGAGTCCGACTCGGACGCGGACCGGGAGCAGAGGGCGAagcgggaggaggagaagaaggagacgGCGGCCAAGAGGAAGCAGAGACACAACAAGCTGCTGGCGCTGTCCCAGAGGATCAAGTCCCGGGTCCCCAACAGGAGGCGCAGGATCAaggtctgctgctgcttcttctgctcTTCCAGCAGTCTGCAGGCTTCATCCACACAGGacgaaacagtagaagaagaagctcTGGTGATGAgttgaaaacctgcagactgctgGACTCAAACCTGCTGCACATCAGCCCAGACTTAGATAAACAGGCGTTTTATCACtccatattattattgttctcaTGTGGTATGTTTTTATGTCtcttatgtcttttttatgaattGTGACAGACAGTAAATCTTCTGAATCTGAGAGTAGACGGGCAGTTCATCACTCCATATAGTCTAAACAAGCAGCTTGTCACTGTGCAGCGTGTTGCTCTGTAGGTTTCTGCCTTCAGTGTGATTagagctgcaactaacgatcattttcattatcgattcaTCTATCAATTAGTTTTTGGATTCATCATTTAGtctgtaaaatgtgtaaaataatgCCAGATGTTCACCACAgttcagagtccaaagtgattcttcaggttTCTCCTCAGTCTGAGCAGCAATCAAGGATCAATTGTCAAAATTATAATCTCGACTGATCAGTATTTTGAGACAAATCTTAGTCAGAATTGGTATCAAAATTGTCAAAATATGAAcgttgttttcttgttttctacCAAACTGTTCAGACACATCGCCATGGAAACaagttttcctttgtttttccccctcacatacactgtgtttaaatgtgtgcCAGTTGTGATTTtaatgagttttagtgtctctgtgtctgtaggaTCCGACGGATGAGGAAGAGTCGAAGGACGGTGAAGGTGAGGAAGACGGAGGAGGAAAAAACGGCGGCGACAAggaagctgctggaggagaggagggagaggaggaggaggaggaggaggaggaggaggaggaggtggaggtgaagaggaagaggaagtagaGCCACACAGCGACGTTcccaaagaggaggaggaggagagggaaggagacgaggaggagagggaaggagacgaggggctggaggaggaagTTGAATGTAAAGAAAAGAGGTTTCCGGCAGCGGCGAGGAGCTGCAAACTGTCGACTTCAGAAAACTAACAGCTGTTTGGTTTTAAACTTAAAGACAAAGAACGCTTCGTTGGGTTTGTTCCGTTTGTTTCATCTTCTGGAATCCTTAAActcaagttaaaacatgaaaatcaccaaaaccggagttacgaggttttggCAGCGAGAGACTGTCGGATGCTGTCGTCATGGAAATAAGCATCGGTAAAGCGCACGAGGACCGAGCGGCCGGTGCGTTACCGTGGCAACAGCGTCTGTGGCGTCGTTCACGGAATGAAGCTCATCTCCATGTCAAAACGCGGTCCGACAGTCTGAGCAGCCGATCACTGATCACTGATCAATACTCAGGAAGTGATCCGTGAAAGCAGCTGCTGTGATTGGCCATCAGGACGGAGAACAGACTCTGCAGTTTTAGATGAAACACTCCTCACAgtgttgaacacacacacacatgcacacacacatgcacacacacacacacacgcacacacacacagcccagaaGCATCACTTGCTGTTGGTGTCTCAGCTCCGAGGATCAAAGAGTTTCTCTTCTACTTTAATCAGAGTTTCTCTGTTTGAATGTTGACATTTGTTTCTCAGATTCTGTCGACTTTTTGGGAAGTTTCCGTTTCAGAGGAACGGAGGCGGAGCGTCATGGATCTCTCCTGGCAGCGCCGCCGGCTTCttctgtggtttatttacaaagtAAAGGAGGCGCTGTTGCTTCAACCAATCATCTGACAGACTGATGGATGCAGAGAATAAATCCTGATGAGGAAGTTTgatatttcagtgtttcagtctgcTGGGAAACTCCAGATAAAACACCGATACTCAATAAATTCAACAtgtagtgttttcattttgaaggACAGAAGTCATTTAACCAGGagactggaggaagaggagagagaactgcAGCCGGAGCCTCGGTCTGATCTTTTCTCTTTGTGAAGATGTTTGACTCGATGTGAAACTGACAAACAGCCTCCtgctcccttcttcttcttctgctcctttATCTGAAGCTCTGAGGAGGTCAGCGGCTTACCGTGGTTACATGGGACTGGTGTTCCAGAACACAGCGGTTACCGTGGTTACATGGGACAGGTGTTCCAGAACACAGCGGTTACCGTGGTTACATGGGACTGGTGTTCCAGAACACAGCGGTTACCGTGGTTACATGGGACTGGTGTTCCAGAACACAGCGGTTACCGTGGTTACATGGGACTGGTGTTCCAGAACACAGCGGTTACCGTGGTTACATGGGACAGGTGTTCCAGAACACAGCGGTTACCGTGGTTACATGTTGTAGTGTTCTGTTTCCTCGGGCTTTAAATAAGAGCAGGGCTGTGGCTGGAATGGATCACTCTGAGTTTCAGGGCACTCAGACGTACGTCAGACAGTTTTTGTTAGTGTCCGAATCGCAAAATGATATTGTGGAATGATTTTGAGGGCACTacatatttcccacaatgcactgtaatATCTAGTGAACAAGCCCGGTCACTAAAACGGTGAAAGTATACCACAATGCATTGCGAGTCTGACGTCACCTGGCCGTTACCAAGCAACGAAGCTGTAACCCTTCTGTGGTTTTATAATGACGGCGTCCTCTTCTTCACCAAACCTCGTTTACAAATCCaagtaaataaactttttttggtaccaaaaagatgtcaagctattctaaagatgttttcttttaactgccaattcataattaattataagTGCATGTTTTGTTATGCTAATTTGAGCTCATTAACACTAACATGAACATTAAGCTCTGTTGTTCAGGAAGGTTTTTATCTCTAGCTGCAAGTTATACGGTACACAGCTTATTGTAACGTGTGTTGTGTTAATGTCAGCTAGTGAGAAGTCCAGAACCTGAAGGAAACCACACAGCTGGACTGGTGAAGAGCTGGCTgtgtgaaaacaaacagaaaaaagtagcCGCACACAACTCCGACACATAGAATATTTATTCACCGACATAAGGTCGGAAAACGCCTAGATGGGAACGTCggtgaatatttttttctgtttaatgtcAGCTGGTGACACAGATATGTTGGCTTTGAAGGAATATTGGTAACTTGTCAAATGTTAgctgaaacatttgtttatgcGACTGGTGAATGCAGACGCAGGTTGATGATGAATGAGGATGAATTAAGTGTCCGAATTCACTCATTAATCGTGATTTACCGCTCATTAGTGCACTAATAGAGCAGCACTATGTAGGGAAATACAAGTGAGGGAACAGCGATCCGTTCCGGCCACAGCCCTGgaaaaggattctggtccaaaGAATGAGATTTTtctgtgtgatgacatcatagTCTAGGCCTCGTTCGATTGGCTCCAGGATAAAGTCAGCAGCCAATGAATTCAGACACAAACCTTGTACATTATGTAGTTTGAGAATgggtcatttgtttgttttactttaAGGGAATTTTTCctgagtttgtttgtttctgaacTTTCCTCCTAAATCCAGAATGCAGTTTAAGTTTTGCACTTAAAATGATTTCAtctaatttgtcatttttgttaaACATTAACAGATAAATGTGGTCGCTGACGAGAAGAAATACTGTAaagaatgtttttgtttctggtCCTTCAGGTTTCCCTCCTGGTTTCATCTCTGGGTTTCACAGAAAACTTCATTCTCACCGGAAACATCCTCATCGTGTAGTTTAACTGATCGACAGTTTAACTGATCGACAGTTTAACAGAGCGACAGTTTAACAGATCGTCAGTTTAACTGAGCGACAGTTTAACTGATCTACAGTTTAACTGAGCGTCAGTTTAACAGATCGACAGTTTAACTGAGCGTCAGTTTAACTGATCTACAGTTTAACTGAGCGTCAGTTTAACTGATCTACAGTTTAACTGATCGACAGTTTAACAGATCGACAGTTTAACTGAGCGTCAGTTTAACTGATCTACAGTTTAACTGATCGACAGTTTAACAGAGCGACAGTTTAACTGAGCGTCAGTTTAACTGATCTACAGTTTAACTGAGCGTCAGTTTAACTGATCTACAGTTTAACTGATCGACAGTTTAACAGAGCGACAGTTTAACTGAGCGTCAGTTTAACTGATCTACAGTTTAACAGAGCGACAGTTTAACAGAGCGACAGTTTAACTGAGCGACAGTTTAACTGATCTACAGTTTAACAGAGCGACAGTTTAACAGAGCGACAGTTTAACTGATCTACAGTTTAACTGATCTACAGTTTAACAGATCGACAGTTTAACTGAGCGACAGTTTAACTGATCTACAGTTTAACTGATCGACAGTTTAACTGAGCGTCAGTTTAACTGATCTACAGTTTAACAGATCGACAGTTTAACTGAGCGACAGTTTAACTGATCTACAGTTTAACTGATCGACAGTTTAACTGAGCGTCAGTTTAACTGATCTACAGTTTAACTGAGCGACAGTTTAACAGAGCGACAGTTTAACAGAGCGACAGTTTAACTGAGCGTCAGTTTAACTGATCTACAGTTTAACTGAGCGACAGTTTAACAGAGCGACAGTTTAACTGAGCGACAGTTTAACTGAGCGTCAGTTTAACAGAGCGACAGTTTAACTGAGCGTCAGTTGAACAGCTGATCAGCTGATCTGTCTCTGCCTCGGTCCTCCAGCTCAACACTCAACACTTTGTAAACACAAGCTGCCATCACATCTTCATATCTGTGATTTGTCCCATCTGGTTCCAACTGTATTTCAGACCTTTGTTGCTCAGTAAAGCACTTCAGGACAAACACGTTTTGTTAAAAGCGCTTtgttaataaagtttatttgacTTACTTACAGAACTGGTCTCTCCAACAGATTTAATGATAGATTCACATCGTGTGGacgataaaataaaaatctgtggAAATAAATCCTGAGAATTCAGAAACTGTTTAGAGACTGAGAGATTTGAGCCTTTTAAAGGTAAAGTAAGTTTATTGTTCACATCTGTGTATCTGTACTGGTGCAACGCCCGTTTCCGACGCTGCAGGTCCTCGGGTCTGAGAGGAGACGCGgtggtgttgtcatggtgatggaggtCTGGGTGAGGACAGCGTTTCCTCTTTCCCTCGGAGAAACAGGAGCTCTGTCAAGATGGAGCTCGAGTTGGAGAACAGACATCCGAGCTCTGATGTGTTCAAGACATGAGGAGACGctccatcagtgtgtgtgtgaggggggggagaggaggcggagggtCGTCAGCATAGCAGTGAGAGGAGATCACAGTCtacagagagaacagcaggggccccaggactgagccctgagggacaccggtgttaaaggaatagttcaccaaaaaattaaaattcagtcaaaatcaggcaaatcttcactacagccagCAAAACTGATGAAAGCGACCGATAACGCTATCCACAAACTTATCAGACTTTCAAACGTCGGCTCACTCTAACACTATATATGTAAATTATTTCTCATACCTCCGTTGTAGAGAGGCGGCCGGTGTTCTGCACGGGACTGTCCCTCCGTTAAAAACACACGCCTCGTTCACAGCAGGCAGCTTCAGTTTTCTCTGTGGACTTTTGGACGGGAATCCTCTGAGGAGAAAGTTCAGTTCACCACACAGCCGGACGACACGGAAGGATTTAGTGGAGAAATCGACATCCAACGATTAGCCGGAGCCTTGTGAAAAGTCACAGTTATATTATGCAATGACGCCCGGTCACGGAGTCTCACAGGCTTCTCTCTGTTGAACCGTCCGGGAAGACCTCACACTCGgatcatgtttttaaaaatcGGCGAGCTAGGAAACAGACCAAAGACCAAAAAAGGTAACGTTGGGTCCGAGTCGAgctttttcagtttgtgtgacgCAGCCCTGTGACTAGAGATGGAGAGTTGGGTGGAAACTGCTCGCTGAAGTGTTTTggatagaaaggagagaagagatccAGGTCTGTAGTTCTGGATAGcaataataaatattatttattcatttctatctttatagttattttaGTTCAGTTAATTTTATTTCAGATACTTCTAATTTCCTCGCTGTGTATGAAACTACATCACCTAACCAGTATGGAAAATACAACTATAGAAACATTCTAACTGTAGACAAATAAATCATTTGGTTTACGC
Encoded proteins:
- the LOC139927757 gene encoding uncharacterized protein LOC139927757, whose amino-acid sequence is MESLYKRKVFASMRKTKAAASKRRQIGLPASILDDSDEGSFSSSSSSSDSQSDFRSSADSDDRSSGSSSDDSRSVTRKKRSFLGDDSSSSSEEDSEEEEKKSLKRKAPPKKRSRLQKQESDSDADREQRAKREEEKKETAAKRKQRHNKLLALSQRIKSRVPNRRRRIKDPTDEEESKDGEGEEDGGGKNGGDKEAAGGEEGEEEEEEEEEEEEVEVKRKRK